One window from the genome of Desertifilum tharense IPPAS B-1220 encodes:
- the hpsN gene encoding hormogonium polysaccharide biosynthesis glycosyltransferase HpsN — MKISVIIPTYGREEPLCNSLADVLKQDYPDFEVIVVDQTAQHEPATQAYLDELASQGKIQLYRVSWASLPGARNYAVRRATGEIILFIDDDVVLPEGFLAAHARNYERPEVGAVAGRVLDRMKLGDSGGKLTIEDLPPAACDPGIAWYHIDLVHTVKPQAVISARGCNMSFRKEIFSKYGLAFDERFRGSAVREESDFCLRIRSTGYTIWYDPEAQLVHLGEETGGCHDISMRSLQYQITFYHNHFLMGLKNLTPAQQLRFYAKLFDCHVLGHPPCNKSGSPLKMASRAGFYGLGFFAALKTTLQNGQIYSQFDTEASPVAAEPVKEVS, encoded by the coding sequence ATGAAAATCTCCGTCATCATCCCCACTTATGGCCGCGAGGAACCTTTGTGCAATAGCCTTGCGGATGTTCTTAAGCAAGATTATCCTGACTTTGAAGTGATTGTTGTCGATCAAACGGCACAACACGAACCTGCTACCCAAGCCTATCTCGATGAACTTGCCTCCCAGGGTAAAATTCAGCTTTATCGCGTCAGTTGGGCGAGTTTACCAGGGGCGAGAAATTACGCCGTTCGACGGGCAACCGGAGAAATTATTCTATTTATTGATGATGATGTGGTTCTCCCGGAAGGCTTTCTCGCCGCCCACGCCCGCAACTACGAACGCCCGGAAGTGGGGGCTGTGGCGGGGCGCGTGTTAGACCGGATGAAATTGGGCGATTCTGGAGGAAAATTAACCATAGAAGATTTACCTCCCGCCGCCTGCGATCCGGGGATTGCTTGGTATCATATCGATTTGGTGCATACGGTTAAACCCCAAGCGGTGATTTCGGCGCGGGGTTGTAATATGTCTTTCCGCAAAGAGATTTTCTCGAAATATGGTTTAGCATTTGACGAACGGTTTCGCGGGAGTGCGGTACGCGAAGAGTCGGATTTTTGCTTGCGAATTCGCTCGACGGGCTACACAATTTGGTATGACCCGGAAGCGCAGTTAGTGCATTTAGGCGAAGAAACCGGGGGATGTCATGATATCTCGATGCGATCGCTCCAATACCAGATTACCTTCTATCACAATCACTTCTTGATGGGGTTAAAAAATCTCACCCCCGCCCAACAGTTGCGCTTTTATGCCAAGCTATTTGACTGTCACGTTTTAGGCCATCCCCCTTGTAATAAGAGTGGTTCGCCGCTGAAAATGGCGAGTCGGGCGGGTTTCTATGGTTTGGGCTTTTTCGCCGCCTTGAAAACGACGTTGCAAAATGGGCAAATTTATAGTCAATTCGATACAGAAGCTTCCCCAGTAGCGGCGGAACCGGTTAAGGAGGTTTCGTGA
- a CDS encoding diguanylate cyclase, with the protein MISSPENVREQFEALRRAYEQQLPKKVEELEQIWQKLLEAPWDLAEWEIFHCLAHRLVGTSATFGFAGVSEITYTLECCLRDAIATNRIPSAEQKASIKSLLEALKRATIDPQQDLPNTHLSDRGEFAHRNLLWQPDRTIETPHFFSLQEQKKLIFLVEDDPILAQDLALQLSFFSYTVEIFQDLQGLSAAIDQANPAALVMDIILPEGHCAGPELMQAIQRERLTPLPVIFISAREDLTARLQAVRAGGSAYFTKPVDIGGLIDKLDTLTAHKPVEPGRILIVEDESILATYYAAVLQQAGMLTAVVTDPMQVMQPLVEFKPDLILMDMYMPGCSGLELASVIRQQDAYVSIPIVFLSIETNMEQQLAAMHLGGDEFLTKPIEPSHLVAEVKSRVMRSRILSSFMVRDSLTGLFNHTKTKEQLYIEVARAKRSSKPLAFAMLDIDHFKSINDAFGHLIGDRVIRSLSRLLQQRLRKTDVIGRYGGEEFAAILPDTSVQAAAKVFDEIRDGFAKVRQQAAEHEFSVTFSCGVAGFPEYGDPNSLNEAADKAMYAAKRGGRNRVKIAQPDEI; encoded by the coding sequence ATGATCAGTTCGCCAGAGAATGTTCGGGAACAATTTGAAGCCCTCCGCCGAGCTTACGAGCAACAACTGCCCAAAAAGGTAGAAGAACTAGAACAGATTTGGCAAAAACTACTAGAGGCTCCTTGGGATTTAGCGGAGTGGGAAATTTTCCATTGTTTGGCTCATCGCCTTGTGGGGACGAGTGCCACCTTTGGGTTTGCGGGTGTTAGCGAGATTACGTATACCTTAGAGTGTTGCCTGCGAGATGCGATCGCCACAAACCGCATCCCGTCTGCCGAGCAAAAAGCCTCGATTAAAAGCTTGCTAGAAGCTTTAAAACGCGCGACGATCGACCCTCAGCAAGACCTTCCCAATACGCATCTGAGCGATCGCGGTGAGTTTGCCCATCGGAACTTGCTTTGGCAGCCGGATCGGACGATCGAAACGCCCCATTTCTTCTCGCTGCAAGAACAGAAAAAACTGATCTTTTTAGTGGAAGATGACCCCATTCTCGCTCAAGATTTAGCGCTGCAATTGAGTTTCTTTAGTTATACCGTCGAAATTTTTCAAGATTTACAAGGCTTAAGCGCGGCGATCGACCAAGCCAATCCCGCAGCGCTGGTGATGGATATTATTTTGCCAGAGGGTCATTGTGCTGGGCCAGAACTCATGCAAGCCATTCAACGCGAACGCCTGACGCCTTTACCAGTCATTTTCATTTCTGCCCGCGAGGATCTAACGGCCCGCTTGCAAGCCGTGCGGGCTGGTGGGTCTGCCTATTTTACCAAGCCTGTAGACATTGGCGGCTTAATTGACAAGCTCGATACCCTCACCGCCCATAAACCCGTCGAACCCGGACGGATTTTAATTGTGGAAGATGAATCGATCTTAGCCACCTACTATGCCGCCGTTTTGCAACAAGCCGGGATGCTGACTGCGGTTGTCACCGATCCGATGCAGGTGATGCAACCGCTGGTGGAGTTTAAGCCAGACTTGATTTTAATGGATATGTATATGCCCGGTTGTAGCGGTTTGGAGTTAGCTTCGGTGATCCGCCAGCAGGATGCTTACGTCAGCATTCCGATCGTGTTTCTCTCGATTGAAACCAATATGGAACAGCAACTGGCGGCGATGCATTTGGGGGGCGATGAATTTTTAACTAAACCCATTGAACCCTCGCATCTGGTGGCGGAGGTGAAAAGCCGCGTGATGCGATCGCGCATTCTCAGTTCCTTTATGGTGCGCGACTCCCTAACCGGACTGTTTAACCACACGAAAACGAAAGAACAGCTTTACATCGAAGTCGCCCGCGCCAAACGCTCTTCAAAGCCCCTCGCCTTCGCCATGCTCGATATTGACCACTTTAAATCGATTAACGACGCCTTCGGTCACTTAATCGGCGATCGCGTTATTCGCAGTCTGTCTCGCCTGTTACAGCAGCGTCTCCGTAAAACCGATGTAATTGGCCGTTATGGAGGCGAAGAATTTGCGGCGATCCTCCCCGATACCAGCGTCCAAGCAGCGGCTAAAGTCTTTGATGAAATTCGCGACGGCTTCGCGAAAGTCCGCCAACAAGCCGCAGAACATGAATTTTCCGTGACTTTTAGTTGCGGCGTTGCGGGTTTTCCAGAGTATGGAGACCCCAATAGCTTGAATGAAGCCGCCGATAAAGCCATGTATGCGGCTAAACGAGGCGGTCGAAATCGAGTCAAAATTGCCCAACCGGATGAAATTTAA
- a CDS encoding glycogen/starch/alpha-glucan phosphorylase — translation MSLKEQIPATDNINIHIEDDRTGMTVETLKRAFIDNLYYIQGKNEFLATPYDYYVALAYTIRDRLLRRWIETTTTYIQQDVKSVYYLSAEFLMGRQLENNLLNLGLEEKIRQALSELGIDLGQLTILEAEPGLGNGGLGRLAACFLDSLATLEIPAVGYGIRYEFGIFDQRIENGVQVEHPDKWLRFGNPWEIRRPELTVDVLFGGHTEGHQDRHGHYRVRWVADRKVMGTPYDTPVPGYNHNTVNTLRLWRAGASEEFDFQVFNSGDYAGAVTDKISSENISKVLYPNDNTSQGKQLRLEQQYFFVSCSLQDIIRNYRRSHANFDVFPEKVAIQLNDTHPAIGVAELMRLLVDVHEVGWNRAWVITRACFAYTNHTLLSEALERWPVSLFERLLPRHLEIIYEINHRFLKEVRSRYPQDPQKAAQMSIIAELPEKSVCMAHLACVGSHAINGVAALHTELLKQDVLQDFYRFWPEKFNNKTNGVTPRRWLLLSNPRLCQLITSKIGKGWVTDLDQFRQLEAYADDPAFRQQWQEIKRACKQDLADYILLFNDVEVDLDSLFDVQVKRIHEYKRQLLMVLYIITLYNRIKRNPQIEIQPRTFIFAGKAAPGYYLAKLIIQLVNAIAPVINNDADVAGRLKVVFLAGYSVSLGQKVYPAAELSEQISTAGKEASGTGNMKFAMNGALTIGTLDGANIEIREEVGAENFFLFGLTAEQVYALKAEGYNPMTYFNENLELQEVIGRIAAGDFSHGDRETFKPLVNSLLDLDQYLLFADYQAYVDCQAQVDRAYRDRENWTRMSILNSARMGKFSSDRTIREYCKEIWKTRPLTIKVPDYDQGAVSLNVDPDTFNSQ, via the coding sequence ATGTCATTAAAAGAACAAATCCCAGCCACGGATAATATCAATATTCACATTGAAGACGACCGCACGGGCATGACCGTCGAAACCCTGAAGCGGGCCTTCATTGACAATTTGTATTACATCCAAGGTAAAAACGAGTTCCTCGCCACCCCTTACGACTATTACGTGGCGTTGGCCTATACAATTCGCGATCGCCTGTTGCGTCGGTGGATTGAAACCACAACGACTTATATTCAGCAAGACGTTAAAAGCGTTTATTATCTGTCGGCGGAATTTCTCATGGGCCGCCAACTGGAAAATAACCTGCTTAACCTAGGTTTGGAAGAAAAAATTCGCCAAGCCTTAAGCGAATTAGGGATCGATCTCGGTCAACTCACCATCCTGGAAGCCGAACCCGGTTTGGGAAATGGCGGTTTAGGACGTTTAGCCGCCTGTTTCCTTGACTCCCTGGCGACCCTAGAAATTCCCGCCGTTGGCTATGGTATTCGCTACGAATTTGGGATCTTTGACCAACGGATCGAAAATGGCGTGCAAGTCGAACATCCCGATAAGTGGTTGCGTTTTGGCAACCCTTGGGAAATTCGCCGTCCGGAACTGACGGTAGATGTTCTGTTTGGCGGCCACACGGAAGGACATCAAGACCGTCACGGCCATTATCGGGTGCGTTGGGTGGCCGATCGCAAGGTAATGGGCACGCCCTACGATACTCCGGTTCCCGGTTATAACCACAATACGGTGAATACGCTGCGCCTATGGCGGGCCGGGGCGTCTGAAGAGTTTGATTTCCAAGTCTTCAACAGCGGAGATTATGCAGGCGCGGTGACGGATAAGATTAGTTCGGAAAATATCTCTAAGGTGCTTTATCCGAACGATAATACCTCCCAAGGGAAGCAACTGCGCCTCGAACAACAGTATTTCTTTGTCAGTTGTTCGTTGCAAGATATTATTCGCAACTACCGCCGCAGTCACGCCAACTTTGATGTCTTTCCCGAAAAAGTGGCCATTCAGCTAAACGATACCCACCCCGCAATTGGGGTTGCGGAATTGATGCGATTATTGGTGGACGTACATGAAGTGGGTTGGAACCGCGCTTGGGTGATTACTCGCGCCTGTTTTGCCTATACCAACCATACTCTACTCTCAGAAGCCTTAGAACGCTGGCCGGTGAGTTTGTTTGAACGCTTGCTACCCCGCCATTTGGAGATTATCTACGAAATTAATCATCGCTTCTTGAAAGAGGTGCGATCGCGCTATCCCCAAGATCCGCAAAAGGCCGCCCAAATGTCGATTATCGCCGAATTACCCGAAAAATCGGTTTGTATGGCGCATTTAGCCTGCGTGGGTAGCCATGCAATTAACGGGGTGGCGGCTTTGCATACGGAATTGCTCAAACAAGATGTCCTGCAAGACTTCTATCGCTTCTGGCCGGAGAAATTTAATAATAAAACCAATGGGGTAACGCCGCGCCGTTGGTTGTTGTTGAGTAACCCTCGCCTGTGTCAGTTAATTACGTCCAAAATTGGTAAAGGTTGGGTGACGGATCTCGACCAATTTAGACAGTTAGAAGCCTACGCAGACGATCCGGCATTCCGGCAGCAATGGCAAGAGATTAAACGAGCCTGCAAGCAGGATCTTGCTGATTATATTCTGCTGTTTAACGATGTGGAAGTGGATCTCGATTCGCTGTTCGACGTGCAAGTTAAGCGCATTCACGAATACAAGCGCCAATTGTTGATGGTGCTGTACATCATTACCCTCTATAACCGGATTAAGCGCAATCCCCAAATTGAAATCCAACCGCGTACCTTTATCTTTGCGGGTAAGGCTGCGCCCGGTTATTATTTGGCAAAGTTAATCATTCAATTGGTTAACGCGATCGCACCAGTCATTAATAATGATGCCGATGTCGCCGGACGCCTGAAGGTGGTATTCTTAGCCGGATATTCGGTATCTTTGGGACAAAAGGTCTATCCCGCCGCTGAGTTATCCGAACAAATTTCCACCGCCGGTAAAGAAGCATCGGGTACGGGGAATATGAAGTTCGCCATGAATGGGGCGCTGACGATTGGTACCCTAGATGGAGCGAACATTGAAATTCGCGAAGAAGTCGGTGCAGAGAATTTCTTCTTGTTTGGGTTAACCGCCGAACAAGTCTATGCGCTGAAAGCCGAAGGCTATAACCCGATGACTTACTTTAACGAAAATCTTGAGTTACAAGAAGTGATCGGTCGTATTGCGGCTGGAGATTTCTCGCATGGGGATCGCGAAACCTTTAAACCGCTAGTCAATTCGCTACTCGATCTCGATCAATACCTGCTATTTGCCGATTATCAGGCCTATGTTGATTGTCAGGCACAGGTGGATCGGGCCTATCGCGATCGCGAAAATTGGACGCGGATGTCCATTCTCAATTCTGCCCGAATGGGTAAGTTTAGCAGCGATCGCACCATTCGCGAATACTGCAAGGAGATCTGGAAAACGCGCCCTCTTACCATTAAAGTCCCAGACTACGATCAAGGCGCTGTCAGCTTAAACGTCGATCCCGATACGTTTAATTCCCAATAA
- a CDS encoding glycosyltransferase family 4 protein: MKLIVLASHPVQYHAPVFRQMAQEIEAKGGECLVVYLSDFSIQGYRDREFNTTFAWDEPLLEGYRSTFLNSNQQEQPAGFRDLHAPGWVDILKAEKPTRILVTTLNYQGAVTATLQARLRGIPCTLRAETTDVSVVRSPMKEKVRSLIYRTSYSLFDSAIAFGEFNRQHLIRHGISPKRLGMAYFSVRDRTSEIPAPEKQHLRQNLRTSLGFNDAQTVLLFSGKLIPKKNPELILNAIAQLPLEIQQQLGVIFLGSGTLAEKLQTLAQQLAPLPIHFAGFKNQQELPPYYLAADVLVLPSQRQGEVWGLVVNEALQAGLPCIVTEAVGCTADFANFPDFKIIPENDAIALAQAIQSLLGKPRDFNRYQTQMQNYSIAACAHQMAEFLWDLK; the protein is encoded by the coding sequence GTGAAACTGATCGTTTTAGCTTCCCACCCAGTTCAATATCACGCCCCCGTATTTCGCCAAATGGCGCAGGAGATCGAAGCGAAGGGGGGAGAATGTTTGGTGGTGTATTTATCTGACTTCTCGATCCAAGGCTATCGCGATCGCGAGTTTAATACCACCTTCGCCTGGGATGAACCCCTATTAGAAGGCTATCGCTCTACGTTCCTCAACAGCAACCAGCAGGAACAACCCGCAGGCTTTCGCGACTTGCACGCGCCGGGATGGGTAGATATTCTCAAAGCCGAAAAACCGACGCGGATTTTAGTCACCACCTTAAACTATCAAGGGGCCGTGACTGCCACCCTACAAGCCCGGTTGCGGGGTATTCCCTGTACCTTACGCGCCGAAACGACAGATGTCTCGGTGGTGAGAAGCCCAATGAAGGAGAAAGTGCGATCGCTGATCTATCGCACCTCCTACAGCTTATTTGATTCTGCCATTGCTTTTGGTGAATTCAACCGCCAACACCTGATTCGTCATGGCATTTCCCCGAAACGCTTGGGGATGGCTTATTTTAGCGTGCGCGATCGCACCTCAGAAATTCCCGCCCCAGAAAAACAGCACTTGCGCCAAAACCTGCGAACCTCCCTCGGCTTCAACGACGCGCAAACAGTTCTCCTATTTAGCGGTAAACTCATCCCCAAGAAAAACCCGGAACTCATTCTCAATGCGATCGCCCAACTGCCCCTAGAAATTCAGCAACAATTAGGGGTAATCTTTTTAGGATCGGGGACATTAGCCGAAAAATTGCAAACCCTAGCCCAGCAACTTGCACCCCTTCCCATCCATTTCGCCGGGTTTAAAAATCAACAAGAACTCCCCCCCTATTATTTAGCCGCCGATGTCTTGGTTTTACCTTCGCAACGCCAAGGGGAAGTTTGGGGGTTAGTGGTGAATGAAGCCTTACAAGCGGGTTTACCCTGTATCGTCACTGAAGCGGTGGGTTGTACGGCAGATTTTGCCAACTTTCCCGATTTCAAAATTATTCCAGAAAATGATGCGATCGCGCTAGCCCAAGCCATTCAATCTCTGTTGGGGAAACCCCGCGACTTTAACCGCTATCAAACCCAGATGCAAAACTATTCTATTGCAGCCTGCGCCCACCAGATGGCGGAGTTTCTGTGGGACTTGAAATAG